Within Bradymonas sediminis, the genomic segment TTCGTGAAGAAGGTGCGCGGCGACTTCAAGGCATCCCACAAGGTGCTGCCGAAGGTCGCCGGGGAGAAGTCCGTCTGCGGATCCTCCCAGGCGGTCTGGGGCGGGGCGAATTTCTCACGGCACCCCGCGCAGATACAATACCCGCGCAGATCGGTGCCGTGACAGGCCGCGCAGATATCGCCATCGCATTCGGTGCAGATGGCGATCGCTGGCGCGGCCTGGTGGTGGATACACGTGTGACTCAGGTTGGACATGCTTGGTCTACTTCTATGTTACTTCTTGCGTTTTCCAGTGCGCTTGCGTTTACGCTTGCGTTTGGAACGCGCCAATGATTTGGAGTTCGGCCCGCCCATCGCCTGGCGATGGTGGCCAGGCGGGGTGTAGCCCGGGGGCAAATTCATGCCGCCCATGCCCGGAAGACCGCCGCCGCCCATGTCGGGGCCGCCGCCGCCCATCAATTCACCCATCAGCGCGCCCATATCCATATCCTTCATCTGGCGGAGCTGGTTGAGCTGCTTGAGGCCCGGGATCTTATTGAGGAAGCCGCCTCCCATATTGGAGAACTGCTGCATCATCCCCTGCATCATATTGAACTGCTGGATGACCTGCTCGACCTTCTCCAGCGGGCTGCCCGAACCTTTGGCGATCCGGCGCACGCGGTTGGGCTGCTGGGTGAGCAACTCCGGGTGGCTCTTCTCCTGCTCGGTCATCGACTGGATGATCGCGCGGATTTTGGCCAGGTCATCGTCGTCGACCTGGGCGCCTTCGGGCATGCTCGCGCCGAAGGGCATCATCTCCATCAGCTCACTCATGGAGCCGAGTTTGGAGATCTGGGCGAGCTGGTTATAGAAGTCGTTGAAGTCGAATTTGCCCGAGAGCATGCGCATCGCGTCTTTTTCGGCGCGCGCGGCGTCTTCTTCGCTCAGGGTTCGCTCGAAGCGGTCCATCAGGCCCATGACGTCGCCAAATCCGAGGATCCGGTTGGCGAGTCCTTCGGGGCGGAACTCCTCGAGCGCGTCGAGGTCCTCGCCGAGGCCGATAAATTTGATGGGTTTGCCGGTGACCTCTTTGATCGAGAGCGCCGCGCCGCCGCGGGCGTCGCCGTCGAGCTTGGTCATGATGAAGCCGTCGACCTCGAGGCGCGCGTTGAACTCCTTGGCGGTGTTCACGGCGTCCTGACCGATCATGGCGTCAGCGACCAGGAAGATATTCTCGGGCTTGGTCTGCTGGACGATCATCTCAAGCTCGTCCATCAGGACGTCATCGACCGCCAGGCGTCCGGCGGTGTCAAAGAGGATGACGTCGCAGCCTTTCTCTTCGGCGATCTTGAGCGACTCGCGGCAGACTTCGACCGGGTCTCCGCCTTCACGGGCGTGAACCGGGACGTCGATGCGCTTGGCGAGCACGCGAAGCTGCTCGATGGCGGCCGGGCGGTAGACGTCGGCGCCGACCAATAGCGGCTTTTTGCCTTCGCGCTCTTTGAGGTATTTGGCCAGCTTGCCGGTGGTGGTCGTTTTACCGGAGCCCTGCAGGCCGACCATCATGATCTTGGTCGGTCCCAGGCGCGGGTTGCTATACATGATCGAGGTGTCGACCGGGCCGAGCAATTTCTCGAGCTCGTCGTGGCAGATCCGGATAAAGTGGTCACCCGGGGTGACTTCGACCTTTTCGCCGGCCTTTGCCTTGACCCGAACAATCTCACCAAGCGCGGTCTCTTTGACCCGCTCAATAAATCCCTTCGCGATGCGGAAGTTGACGTCCGCTTCAAGCATCGCCATTCGTATATCTTTTAGCGCACCGTCGATATTCTCTTCGGTGATCTCGCGTTTTCCTTCGAAGCGATTTCGCACGTCGCGAAAACCTTTCGCAACTACGTCGAACATAGCCATGGTAGATCCCTTTCTCTAAAATCTGATTTGCACACGAAAACGCGCGACCCTCGCGCG encodes:
- the ffh gene encoding signal recognition particle protein, encoding MFDVVAKGFRDVRNRFEGKREITEENIDGALKDIRMAMLEADVNFRIAKGFIERVKETALGEIVRVKAKAGEKVEVTPGDHFIRICHDELEKLLGPVDTSIMYSNPRLGPTKIMMVGLQGSGKTTTTGKLAKYLKEREGKKPLLVGADVYRPAAIEQLRVLAKRIDVPVHAREGGDPVEVCRESLKIAEEKGCDVILFDTAGRLAVDDVLMDELEMIVQQTKPENIFLVADAMIGQDAVNTAKEFNARLEVDGFIMTKLDGDARGGAALSIKEVTGKPIKFIGLGEDLDALEEFRPEGLANRILGFGDVMGLMDRFERTLSEEDAARAEKDAMRMLSGKFDFNDFYNQLAQISKLGSMSELMEMMPFGASMPEGAQVDDDDLAKIRAIIQSMTEQEKSHPELLTQQPNRVRRIAKGSGSPLEKVEQVIQQFNMMQGMMQQFSNMGGGFLNKIPGLKQLNQLRQMKDMDMGALMGELMGGGGPDMGGGGLPGMGGMNLPPGYTPPGHHRQAMGGPNSKSLARSKRKRKRKRTGKRKK